The following proteins are co-located in the Rhodococcus opacus B4 genome:
- a CDS encoding DUF2945 domain-containing protein has protein sequence MAADKKLSQGDKVEWKTHGTTTSGEVEEKITEDTEAAGRTVRASEDDPQYRVVSDKSGRDAVHKPDALRRKND, from the coding sequence ATGGCAGCCGACAAGAAGTTGAGCCAGGGCGACAAGGTGGAGTGGAAGACGCACGGCACCACGACGTCCGGCGAGGTCGAGGAAAAGATCACCGAGGACACCGAGGCGGCGGGCCGCACCGTGCGGGCCTCCGAGGACGACCCGCAGTACCGCGTCGTCAGCGACAAGAGCGGAAGGGATGCCGTCCACAAACCCGATGCTCTGCGCCGGAAGAACGACTGA
- the gvpJ gene encoding gas vesicle protein GvpJ, which translates to MTTAGGPSSSSLADVIDTILDKGLVIDAYVRVSLVGIELLTIDARVVVASVDTYLRFAEAANRLAIGSEPKGLTDLVSDVKGSGSTKSKTKGILEGVGETLGELLGGSDSEREPAPRRRRK; encoded by the coding sequence ATGACTACAGCAGGTGGCCCGAGCTCGAGCAGCTTGGCCGACGTCATCGACACCATTCTGGACAAAGGTCTGGTCATCGACGCCTATGTGCGGGTCTCGCTGGTCGGTATCGAACTGCTCACCATCGACGCCCGCGTGGTGGTCGCCAGCGTCGACACCTATCTTCGGTTCGCGGAGGCGGCGAACCGGCTCGCGATCGGCAGCGAACCGAAGGGTCTGACCGACCTCGTCTCCGACGTCAAGGGCAGCGGCAGCACGAAGTCCAAGACCAAGGGCATCCTCGAGGGGGTGGGAGAGACGCTCGGTGAGCTGCTCGGCGGATCGGATAGCGAACGTGAACCTGCACCCCGGCGCCGGCGAAAATGA
- the rplI gene encoding 50S ribosomal protein L9, whose translation MKLILTADVDNLGAPGDTVEVKDGYGRNYLLPRGLAIVATRGAEKQVEGIRRAQEARAVRGLDHAKELKDAIEGLESISLTVKTAGDSGKLFGSVTAADVAAAIKAAGGPVVDKRSLELPKAHIKATGKHAIVVNLHPDVVAKFHLNVVGA comes from the coding sequence ATGAAGCTCATCCTCACCGCTGACGTGGACAACCTCGGTGCGCCTGGCGACACCGTCGAGGTCAAGGACGGCTACGGCCGCAACTACCTGCTGCCCCGCGGCCTGGCCATCGTCGCCACCCGTGGCGCCGAGAAGCAGGTCGAGGGCATCCGTCGTGCGCAGGAAGCCCGCGCCGTGCGCGGTCTCGACCACGCCAAGGAGCTCAAGGACGCCATCGAGGGCCTCGAGAGCATCTCGCTGACGGTCAAGACCGCCGGCGACTCGGGCAAGCTCTTCGGTTCGGTTACCGCCGCCGACGTCGCCGCTGCCATCAAGGCTGCCGGTGGACCCGTCGTCGACAAGCGCAGCCTGGAGCTGCCGAAGGCTCACATCAAGGCGACCGGCAAGCACGCCATCGTCGTGAACCTGCACCCCGACGTGGTTGCGAAGTTCCACCTGAACGTCGTCGGCGCCTAG
- a CDS encoding amidohydrolase family protein, whose protein sequence is MFRHDDLTNLTYGDEVPSPDHVAMDPVLDFCAQNDAPISLHHDSSSVKMPDRHEYAGSLQRALERHPSTSVVWCHAGVSRQVVPSGQLDLVRGMIERHRNLTVELSWVLLDRIADESSADKDWVRLVARQPERFVVGTDAVARADTVDTRGRQIRTFLSALPASAAECVGFRNAEALWFG, encoded by the coding sequence ATGTTCCGGCACGACGATCTCACGAACCTGACGTATGGGGATGAGGTGCCGTCACCGGATCACGTCGCGATGGACCCCGTTCTGGACTTCTGCGCGCAAAACGATGCGCCGATCTCGCTCCACCACGATTCGAGTTCCGTGAAAATGCCGGATCGGCACGAATACGCCGGAAGCCTCCAGCGTGCCCTCGAGCGTCATCCGTCGACCTCGGTGGTCTGGTGTCACGCCGGAGTGTCCCGGCAGGTCGTCCCATCCGGACAACTGGATCTGGTACGCGGGATGATCGAACGGCATCGCAATCTGACAGTCGAGTTGTCGTGGGTGCTGCTCGATCGTATCGCCGACGAGAGCAGCGCAGACAAGGACTGGGTGAGACTCGTTGCGCGACAACCGGAGCGGTTCGTGGTCGGTACCGACGCCGTGGCACGGGCCGACACGGTCGACACCCGGGGCCGGCAGATCCGAACCTTCCTCTCCGCGCTTCCGGCGAGTGCGGCGGAATGCGTGGGGTTTCGCAACGCCGAGGCCCTGTGGTTCGGATAG
- a CDS encoding dihydrofolate reductase family protein, protein MGKVVMYSSVSVDGFVADENDQPGPLFEWLSSGDVPLDESGELKVSQTSYDYTRPYWDQIGVTIVGRHVFDLTDGWDGKPPGGIDHVVVVTHRPEPEGWDPEAPFLFVNGVEAAVAKAQELAGDRVVEVAAGDVGGQVLAAGLIDEVRMDVVPVVFGSGKRYFGSVHAQHLLEGPDVVIQGNRVLHLRYRVRR, encoded by the coding sequence GTGGGCAAGGTGGTCATGTACAGCTCGGTGTCGGTGGACGGCTTCGTCGCGGACGAGAATGACCAGCCCGGACCGCTGTTCGAATGGTTGTCCAGCGGTGACGTCCCGTTGGACGAGAGCGGCGAGTTAAAGGTGTCGCAGACGTCCTACGACTACACCCGGCCGTACTGGGACCAGATCGGGGTGACGATCGTGGGCCGTCACGTGTTCGACCTGACGGACGGCTGGGACGGGAAGCCTCCGGGCGGGATCGATCACGTGGTCGTCGTGACGCACCGGCCGGAGCCCGAGGGCTGGGATCCCGAGGCGCCGTTTCTCTTCGTCAACGGCGTCGAGGCAGCCGTGGCCAAAGCGCAGGAGCTTGCGGGGGACCGGGTGGTCGAGGTCGCCGCCGGCGACGTCGGTGGCCAGGTGCTTGCCGCGGGTCTGATCGACGAGGTCCGCATGGATGTCGTACCCGTCGTGTTCGGGTCCGGTAAGCGTTACTTCGGGTCGGTCCACGCGCAGCACTTGTTGGAGGGTCCGGACGTGGTGATTCAGGGCAACCGGGTGCTGCACCTGCGCTATCGGGTGCGCCGTTGA
- a CDS encoding single-stranded DNA-binding protein → MAGDTVITVIGNLTADPELRFTPAGAAVANFTVASTPRTFDRQTNEWKDGEALFLRCNIWREAAENVAESLTRGSRVIVSGRLKQRSYETREGEKRTVVELEVDEIGPSLRYATAKVNKANRGGGGGGGFGSSGGSGGGRPQSNTGGDDPWGSAPQASGSFGGSGGGSDEPPF, encoded by the coding sequence ATGGCAGGCGACACCGTCATCACCGTCATCGGAAACTTGACGGCTGATCCGGAGCTTCGATTCACCCCCGCGGGTGCCGCGGTCGCGAACTTCACTGTCGCGTCCACGCCCCGCACCTTCGACCGCCAGACCAATGAATGGAAAGACGGCGAAGCACTGTTTCTGCGTTGCAACATCTGGCGCGAGGCAGCCGAGAACGTCGCGGAGAGTTTGACCCGTGGCTCGCGAGTGATCGTGAGCGGCCGGCTCAAGCAGCGCTCCTACGAAACTCGTGAAGGTGAAAAGCGCACTGTCGTCGAGCTCGAGGTCGACGAGATCGGCCCCTCGCTGAGGTACGCCACGGCCAAGGTCAACAAGGCCAACCGTGGTGGCGGCGGCGGTGGAGGCTTCGGTTCCTCCGGCGGATCGGGCGGCGGACGTCCGCAATCCAATACCGGCGGAGATGATCCGTGGGGCAGCGCGCCGCAGGCGTCCGGCTCCTTCGGAGGCTCTGGTGGTGGGAGCGACGAACCCCCGTTCTGA
- a CDS encoding GNAT family N-acetyltransferase translates to MSESWFAHLTLAGRHVRLEPLGEKHVDGLLDAVDDPRIFHWTSVAIADRDDAAAFVRSADEDPTRLAYAQIDVAAERIVGSTSLYLIDPKNRSLAIGHTWLSRSAQGTLINPESKLLLLRRAFEDLGAVRVEWHTDERNAHSRGAIAKLGAEFEGILRKHRRRRDGSWRNTALFSMIDEEWPRVCPRLEARVEG, encoded by the coding sequence ATGAGCGAATCCTGGTTCGCGCATCTCACTCTCGCCGGACGGCACGTACGCCTCGAGCCGCTGGGCGAGAAGCACGTCGACGGCCTGCTCGACGCCGTCGACGACCCCCGCATCTTCCACTGGACGTCCGTCGCCATCGCCGACCGCGACGACGCCGCGGCGTTCGTCCGCAGCGCCGACGAGGATCCGACCCGGTTGGCGTACGCGCAGATCGACGTCGCCGCCGAGCGGATCGTCGGTTCGACGTCGCTGTATCTGATCGACCCGAAGAATCGCAGTCTCGCGATCGGGCACACCTGGTTGTCGCGTTCCGCGCAGGGCACGCTCATCAATCCGGAGTCGAAACTGCTGTTGCTGCGGCGGGCGTTCGAGGACCTCGGCGCCGTCCGCGTCGAATGGCACACCGACGAACGCAACGCCCATTCCCGCGGCGCCATCGCCAAGCTGGGGGCCGAGTTCGAGGGCATCCTGCGCAAGCACCGGCGTCGCCGCGACGGATCGTGGCGCAACACCGCACTGTTCTCGATGATCGACGAGGAGTGGCCACGGGTCTGCCCCCGACTCGAGGCGCGAGTCGAGGGCTGA
- the rpsF gene encoding 30S ribosomal protein S6 — translation MRHYELMVILDPSLDERTVAPSLDTFLNVVRQDGGKIDKVDVWGKRRLAYEILKHSEGIYAVIDISATPATVAELDRQLGLNESVLRTKVLRHNK, via the coding sequence ATGCGTCATTACGAATTGATGGTCATCCTTGACCCCAGCCTGGACGAGCGCACTGTTGCTCCTTCGCTGGATACGTTCCTCAATGTTGTTCGCCAGGACGGCGGCAAGATCGACAAGGTCGATGTCTGGGGTAAGCGTCGTCTCGCCTACGAGATCCTGAAGCACAGCGAAGGCATCTACGCGGTGATCGACATCAGCGCTACGCCCGCCACCGTCGCGGAGCTCGATCGTCAGCTCGGTCTGAACGAATCGGTGCTGCGTACGAAGGTTCTGCGCCACAACAAGTGA
- a CDS encoding VOC family protein — MSAVTMNQPLGTPTWIDLGIPDLDRAMTFYGSVFGWAFDVGPEEYGRYTMCLLGGKKVAALMPNADENATEFWWNVYLATDDLDATLARSADAGGTLLVEPMDIADQGRMAMVRDPAGAQFGLWQGRAHVGCELVNEPNTLLRNDLVTPNPGPARDFYTAVFDFTLDGNDDLPGVDFTFLRRPDGHEIGGIVGDPAASESSWGTLFQVADADAAVAAARANGGTAEDPTDMAYGRTADVTDPFGAKFTVGSPLLGGQG, encoded by the coding sequence ATGAGCGCGGTCACGATGAATCAACCACTCGGCACCCCCACCTGGATCGACCTGGGCATTCCCGACCTCGACCGGGCGATGACCTTCTACGGGTCGGTCTTCGGGTGGGCGTTCGACGTGGGTCCCGAGGAGTACGGGCGGTACACGATGTGTCTGCTCGGCGGCAAGAAGGTCGCCGCGCTGATGCCAAATGCCGACGAGAACGCCACCGAGTTCTGGTGGAACGTCTACCTGGCGACCGATGATCTCGATGCGACTCTCGCTCGCTCCGCAGATGCGGGTGGCACTCTGCTGGTGGAGCCGATGGATATCGCCGACCAGGGGCGGATGGCGATGGTGCGGGATCCGGCCGGTGCGCAGTTCGGCCTGTGGCAGGGGCGGGCGCACGTTGGCTGCGAACTGGTAAACGAGCCGAACACGTTGTTGCGCAACGACTTGGTGACACCGAATCCCGGCCCTGCGCGGGACTTCTACACGGCGGTGTTCGACTTCACGCTGGACGGGAACGACGACCTGCCCGGAGTGGACTTCACCTTTCTGCGCAGACCGGACGGGCACGAGATCGGTGGCATCGTGGGTGACCCGGCCGCCTCGGAATCCTCTTGGGGCACGCTCTTCCAGGTTGCCGATGCGGACGCGGCCGTTGCCGCAGCCCGGGCCAACGGGGGCACCGCGGAGGACCCGACGGACATGGCATACGGGCGGACCGCGGATGTCACCGATCCCTTCGGGGCAAAGTTCACGGTAGGTTCCCCGCTCCTGGGTGGGCAGGGGTAG
- a CDS encoding YihY/virulence factor BrkB family protein → MVNEHRTEPDPDDPRKPESPGDLTKPSWWYVIRKTAHEFTRDECTDLAAALTYYAVLSLFPALLAMVSLLGVFGQGQRTTDTVLQIVDDLGPSSAVDTLRDPITQLVQTPSAGAALILGLLGAVWSASGYIGAFGRAMNRIYEVEEGRPVWKLRPLQLLVTLVGLVLVALAALMLAISGPVARSVGDAIGFGDTALTVWNIARWPFILGVVIVAVAILYYVTPNVQQPKFRWVSAGALVGIVTWILVSVLFGLYVSNFGSYNKTYGSLAGVIVFLLWLWITNLALLFGAELDAELERGRELQAGLPAENTIQLPPRDTRVSDKNTEKYEEFVEQGRALRASDGATSAVDTVDVADDVPRTDKT, encoded by the coding sequence ATGGTCAACGAACACAGAACCGAGCCCGACCCGGACGATCCCCGTAAGCCGGAGTCGCCGGGAGATCTCACCAAGCCTTCGTGGTGGTATGTGATACGAAAGACCGCCCACGAGTTCACCCGCGACGAGTGCACCGATCTCGCTGCCGCATTGACGTACTACGCGGTGCTGTCGCTGTTTCCGGCCCTGCTCGCAATGGTGTCGCTGCTCGGTGTCTTCGGTCAGGGGCAGCGCACCACCGACACCGTTCTGCAGATCGTCGACGACCTCGGTCCGTCGTCGGCGGTCGATACTCTGCGTGACCCGATCACCCAGCTCGTCCAGACACCGTCGGCGGGTGCGGCTCTGATCCTGGGTCTTCTCGGTGCGGTGTGGTCGGCGTCCGGGTACATCGGGGCGTTCGGGCGCGCCATGAACCGCATCTACGAGGTGGAGGAAGGCCGGCCGGTCTGGAAGCTGCGGCCACTGCAGTTGCTCGTCACACTCGTCGGACTCGTCCTCGTTGCGCTCGCCGCACTGATGCTCGCGATCAGCGGACCCGTCGCGCGGTCGGTAGGCGACGCGATCGGCTTCGGCGATACCGCACTGACGGTATGGAACATCGCCCGGTGGCCGTTCATCCTCGGCGTCGTCATCGTCGCGGTTGCCATCCTCTATTACGTGACACCGAACGTGCAGCAGCCGAAGTTCCGCTGGGTGAGCGCCGGTGCCCTCGTCGGGATCGTGACGTGGATCCTGGTCTCGGTCCTGTTCGGGCTGTACGTGTCGAACTTCGGCAGCTACAACAAAACATACGGCTCGCTCGCCGGGGTCATTGTTTTTCTGCTCTGGTTGTGGATCACCAACTTGGCGTTGCTGTTCGGTGCCGAGCTGGACGCGGAACTCGAACGAGGGCGAGAGCTGCAGGCGGGACTGCCGGCGGAGAACACCATCCAACTTCCGCCCCGGGACACCAGGGTGTCGGACAAGAATACCGAGAAGTACGAGGAGTTCGTCGAGCAGGGGCGAGCGCTGCGGGCCAGCGACGGTGCGACCTCCGCTGTCGATACAGTCGACGTGGCCGACGACGTTCCCCGAACGGACAAAACCTAG
- the rpsR gene encoding 30S ribosomal protein S18, which yields MPKPPLRDKVMKKKICIFCKEKNTQINYKDTTLLRKYVSDRGKIRARRVTGNCVQHQRDVAIAVKNSREVALLPYATVAR from the coding sequence ATGCCGAAGCCGCCCTTGCGCGACAAGGTAATGAAGAAGAAGATCTGCATCTTCTGCAAAGAGAAGAACACGCAGATCAACTACAAGGACACGACGCTGCTGCGTAAGTACGTCAGCGACCGCGGCAAGATCCGCGCGCGCCGTGTCACCGGCAACTGCGTCCAGCACCAGCGCGACGTTGCCATTGCCGTCAAGAACTCACGTGAGGTGGCGTTGCTGCCTTACGCCACCGTGGCTCGCTAA
- a CDS encoding LAGLIDADG family homing endonuclease produces MVARPLGKVVRAGVANVLRVHLASGRQIELSRDQEFRTVTGWIPVRKLEIGQRLAIPRYIPEPTRGSQLADAEIILLAHMIGDGSCVKRQPIRYASIDEQNLAAVTSAATHFGVTAIRDEYPAARCITLRLPAPYRLGHGKRNPIAAWLDELGLFGLRSYEKFVPEVIFGLGNDQVALFLRHLWATDGSVRWDEKGNQGRVYYASTSRRLVDDVAMLLLRLGVHGRIKRVRKADYRDCWFLTIDGVQNQTQFLSVAGVHGARGEAARRVLGELLSLAPNTNVDTIPKEIWVRVREILASQGVTYRAFAAAMNTKFCGSTLWKHSVSRSRLAKVAEVLDDDGLRVLATSDVFWDRVVDIVSAGIREVFTCSVLGAHNLVVDGVVVRKIGQ; encoded by the coding sequence ATGGTCGCCAGACCTCTGGGCAAGGTTGTCCGTGCCGGAGTGGCCAATGTCCTCCGAGTGCATCTCGCGTCAGGTCGTCAGATCGAACTGTCGCGCGACCAGGAGTTCAGAACGGTGACCGGCTGGATTCCGGTGAGAAAACTGGAGATCGGTCAACGACTGGCCATACCGCGATACATACCCGAGCCGACTCGTGGGTCGCAACTCGCTGATGCTGAGATCATTCTGCTGGCGCACATGATCGGGGACGGATCATGTGTAAAGCGCCAGCCGATTCGCTATGCATCGATCGATGAACAGAATCTCGCAGCTGTGACTTCGGCGGCCACCCATTTCGGTGTCACCGCGATTCGTGACGAGTATCCAGCTGCGCGCTGTATCACGCTGCGATTGCCGGCGCCCTATAGGCTCGGGCACGGCAAGCGTAATCCCATTGCGGCCTGGCTTGATGAACTCGGACTCTTCGGGTTGCGTAGCTATGAGAAGTTCGTTCCCGAAGTGATATTCGGGCTTGGAAATGATCAAGTTGCGTTGTTCCTGAGACATCTGTGGGCGACGGATGGCTCGGTTCGGTGGGACGAGAAGGGAAATCAGGGCCGCGTGTATTATGCGTCGACGAGCCGTCGCCTGGTCGACGATGTCGCGATGCTACTGCTTCGGCTCGGCGTTCACGGACGGATCAAACGGGTCCGTAAGGCGGACTATCGCGATTGCTGGTTCTTGACGATTGACGGCGTCCAGAACCAGACACAGTTCCTCTCCGTGGCGGGCGTGCACGGCGCCAGGGGCGAAGCTGCGCGAAGGGTACTGGGTGAGCTTTTGTCGTTGGCTCCCAACACAAACGTCGATACCATACCGAAAGAGATCTGGGTGAGAGTTCGTGAGATCCTTGCCTCGCAAGGCGTCACCTATCGTGCATTCGCAGCAGCAATGAACACCAAATTCTGTGGATCGACCCTGTGGAAGCATTCCGTGAGTCGGTCCAGGCTCGCGAAGGTCGCCGAGGTGCTCGACGACGACGGCCTCAGGGTCCTCGCCACGAGCGACGTGTTCTGGGACAGAGTCGTCGACATCGTCAGCGCGGGTATTCGGGAGGTATTCACCTGCTCCGTCCTCGGCGCACACAACCTGGTCGTCGACGGCGTCGTGGTGCGGAAAATTGGGCAATAG
- a CDS encoding glycosyltransferase family 87 protein, whose protein sequence is MHIGARQRSPITAVVVGLAGLAMLVGYLQKARCAGAPFDGVGRSLIFDRIKDTQVCYSDIQFLWLGRDVNLHVFPYVTGGINADGVLTGGTVEYPVLSGVLMWLGGIGSHTDADFLLHSALILAPFGLLTAWMLGRLAGWWALLWSATPPLVLYAFHNWELPVVATSVAAIFVMTLERIPLRTRAVLAAVLLAVGFCLKLYPGAFVLPLIAYVLTRNGTAERRYDVRGAVLVAVAAITTVVAVNLPFALISYSGWRASFTFQENRQADLTTNSIWYWGLRPLFGPVADDVPLPAYDQTVSLLSPLLVCVAFAIALRLGWLRFHRDGVYPWIAVSAAMLCGFLLLHKVHSPQYTLWLIPFFVLLRVPWGLVAAYLVADLSMGIGVFKYFGALAAQADASTFEVLVKFGVWGRAGLLVVLFFVFLRAALRQPPVRGRTGPESGRQPMLKSPEPVR, encoded by the coding sequence ATGCACATCGGAGCTCGGCAGCGGTCGCCGATCACGGCGGTCGTCGTCGGGTTGGCGGGCCTCGCCATGCTCGTCGGCTACCTGCAGAAGGCGCGGTGCGCCGGGGCGCCGTTCGACGGCGTCGGGCGCAGCCTGATCTTCGACCGCATCAAGGACACGCAGGTCTGCTATTCCGACATCCAGTTCCTGTGGCTCGGCCGCGACGTCAACCTGCACGTCTTCCCGTACGTCACCGGCGGGATCAACGCAGACGGCGTCCTCACCGGCGGCACCGTGGAGTACCCGGTGCTGAGTGGCGTGCTGATGTGGCTCGGCGGCATCGGTTCGCACACCGACGCCGACTTCCTGCTGCACTCGGCGCTGATCCTCGCGCCGTTCGGCCTGCTCACGGCGTGGATGCTGGGGCGGCTCGCCGGCTGGTGGGCGCTGCTGTGGTCGGCGACGCCGCCGCTGGTGCTGTACGCCTTCCACAACTGGGAACTGCCGGTGGTCGCGACGTCGGTGGCCGCGATCTTCGTCATGACACTCGAACGCATACCGCTGCGCACCCGCGCGGTGCTCGCGGCGGTGCTCCTCGCCGTCGGGTTCTGCCTGAAGCTGTATCCGGGTGCGTTCGTGCTGCCGCTGATCGCATACGTCCTCACGCGGAACGGCACCGCGGAACGACGCTACGACGTGCGCGGCGCCGTCCTGGTCGCGGTCGCCGCGATCACCACCGTCGTGGCGGTGAACCTGCCGTTCGCCCTCATCTCCTACAGCGGATGGCGGGCCTCGTTCACCTTCCAGGAGAACCGTCAGGCCGACCTCACCACCAACTCCATCTGGTATTGGGGCCTGCGTCCGCTGTTCGGTCCGGTCGCCGACGACGTCCCGCTGCCCGCGTACGACCAGACCGTGAGCCTGCTGTCGCCGCTGCTCGTGTGCGTCGCGTTCGCGATCGCCCTGCGGCTCGGCTGGCTGCGGTTCCACCGCGACGGCGTGTACCCGTGGATCGCCGTCAGCGCTGCCATGCTGTGCGGTTTCCTGCTGCTGCACAAGGTTCACTCGCCGCAGTACACGCTGTGGCTCATCCCGTTCTTCGTGCTGCTGCGCGTCCCGTGGGGGCTCGTCGCCGCGTACCTCGTGGCGGACCTGTCGATGGGGATCGGCGTCTTCAAATACTTCGGCGCCCTCGCCGCCCAGGCGGACGCGTCGACGTTCGAGGTGCTGGTGAAGTTCGGGGTGTGGGGTCGTGCGGGGCTGCTGGTGGTGCTGTTCTTCGTGTTCCTGCGCGCCGCCCTGCGGCAACCGCCCGTCCGCGGGCGTACCGGCCCCGAGTCCGGCAGGCAGCCGATGCTGAAATCTCCCGAGCCGGTGCGATGA
- the dnaB gene encoding replicative DNA helicase, translated as MAVVDDRGHSEYPGPPDAEPGEEFGRQPPQDMAAEQSVLGGMLLSKDAIADVLEVLRPGDFYRPAHQSVYDVILDLYSRGEPADPVTVSAELDRRGELRRIGGAPYLVTLTQTVPTAANAGYYAEIVAEKAILRRLVDAGTRIVQYGYTGGEGQDVAEVVDRAQAEIFEVTERRTTEDFVPLEELLQPTMDEIDSIASRGGISLGVPTGFVELDEITNGLHPGQMIIVAARPGVGKALALDTPLATPTGWTTMGDVQVGDHLIDADGRPTRVVAATDVMVGRPCYEVEFSDGTVLVADEQHQWLTDVDGRAAVRTTVQIAGSVDRGHQVAHTRALQLPTSAVRVDPYALGASLPVQADATRIPAELLRGSVAERRELLAGLLDVAGSVADDGSVLFETGNLPLPDDVAELVVGLGYDCRRVGGGVTFSADDEVFQLHRKAIRHKELRGEVDGARRIVAVRPIASVPVRCVEVDNADHLYLAGRSMVPTHNSTLGMDFLRSCSVKHGMASVMFSLEMSKTEIVMRLLSAEAKIKLGDMRSGKMTDDDWTKLARRMSEISEAPLFIDDSPNLTMMEIRAKARRLKQKHDIKLIVIDYLQLMSSGKKVESRQQEVSEFSRSLKLLAKELEVPVVAICQLNRGPEQRQDKRPQVADLRESGSLEQDADMVILLYRPDATERDDPRGGEADLILGKHRNGPTATITVAHQLHLSKFVDMARG; from the coding sequence GTGGCTGTAGTAGACGATCGGGGCCATTCCGAATACCCGGGCCCGCCCGACGCGGAGCCCGGTGAAGAGTTCGGTCGGCAGCCCCCTCAGGACATGGCGGCGGAGCAGTCGGTGCTCGGCGGCATGCTTCTCAGCAAGGACGCCATCGCAGACGTGCTCGAGGTCCTCCGTCCCGGCGACTTCTACCGTCCCGCGCATCAGTCGGTGTACGACGTGATCCTGGACCTCTACAGCCGCGGTGAGCCCGCCGACCCGGTGACGGTGTCCGCGGAACTGGATCGCCGCGGCGAACTCCGCCGCATCGGTGGTGCGCCCTATCTGGTGACGCTCACCCAGACGGTGCCCACCGCCGCCAACGCCGGCTACTACGCCGAGATCGTGGCGGAAAAGGCCATCCTGCGTCGCCTCGTCGACGCCGGCACCCGCATCGTCCAGTACGGCTACACCGGCGGCGAGGGCCAGGACGTCGCCGAGGTCGTCGACCGCGCGCAGGCCGAGATCTTCGAGGTCACCGAACGCCGCACCACCGAAGACTTCGTCCCCCTCGAGGAACTCCTGCAGCCCACGATGGACGAGATCGACTCCATCGCCAGCCGCGGTGGCATCTCCCTCGGCGTCCCCACCGGCTTCGTCGAACTCGACGAAATCACCAACGGCCTCCACCCCGGCCAGATGATCATCGTCGCGGCGCGTCCCGGTGTGGGTAAGGCGCTCGCCCTCGACACCCCCCTGGCTACGCCCACCGGCTGGACCACCATGGGCGACGTCCAGGTCGGCGACCACCTCATCGACGCCGACGGCAGGCCCACCCGCGTCGTCGCCGCCACCGACGTCATGGTCGGCCGGCCCTGCTACGAGGTGGAATTCTCCGACGGCACCGTCCTCGTCGCCGACGAGCAGCATCAGTGGCTGACGGACGTCGACGGCCGGGCCGCCGTCCGCACCACGGTTCAGATCGCCGGTTCGGTCGACCGCGGCCACCAGGTTGCGCACACGCGCGCACTGCAGCTGCCGACGTCCGCTGTGCGCGTCGATCCCTACGCCCTGGGAGCCTCGCTCCCCGTTCAGGCCGATGCCACGCGCATTCCGGCGGAACTGTTGCGCGGTTCGGTAGCCGAGCGCCGCGAGTTGCTCGCCGGGCTGCTCGATGTAGCGGGATCGGTCGCCGACGACGGCTCGGTGCTGTTCGAGACCGGCAACCTCCCGCTACCCGACGATGTCGCCGAACTCGTGGTCGGCCTGGGGTACGACTGCCGTCGTGTCGGCGGCGGTGTCACCTTCAGTGCCGACGATGAGGTGTTTCAACTTCATCGGAAAGCGATCCGGCACAAGGAGCTTCGCGGCGAGGTCGATGGCGCGCGCCGCATCGTCGCCGTCCGACCGATCGCGAGTGTCCCCGTGCGGTGCGTCGAGGTCGACAACGCCGACCACTTGTACCTCGCGGGCCGGTCGATGGTGCCCACCCACAACTCCACGCTCGGAATGGATTTCCTGCGCTCGTGCTCCGTTAAGCACGGCATGGCCAGCGTCATGTTCTCGCTGGAAATGAGCAAGACCGAGATCGTCATGCGTCTGCTGTCGGCGGAGGCGAAGATCAAACTCGGTGACATGCGCTCCGGCAAGATGACCGACGACGACTGGACGAAGCTCGCTCGCCGTATGAGCGAGATCAGTGAGGCGCCGCTGTTCATCGACGACTCGCCCAACCTCACGATGATGGAGATTCGCGCAAAAGCCAGGCGGCTCAAGCAGAAACATGACATCAAGCTGATCGTGATCGACTACCTGCAGCTGATGAGCTCCGGTAAGAAGGTCGAGTCACGTCAGCAGGAAGTCTCCGAGTTCTCCCGTAGTCTCAAGCTTCTGGCGAAGGAACTCGAAGTTCCCGTGGTCGCGATCTGCCAGCTGAACCGTGGTCCAGAACAGCGGCAGGATAAGCGCCCGCAGGTCGCTGACCTGCGCGAATCCGGCAGTCTCGAGCAGGATGCCGACATGGTGATCCTGCTTTACCGCCCCGACGCGACCGAACGCGACGACCCTCGCGGCGGTGAGGCGGACCTCATTCTCGGTAAGCACCGTAACGGTCCTACCGCGACAATCACTGTGGCGCACCAGCTTCACCTGTCCAAGTTCGTAGACATGGCGAGAGGTTAG